The Gossypium hirsutum isolate 1008001.06 chromosome D03, Gossypium_hirsutum_v2.1, whole genome shotgun sequence genomic interval CACGTGTCACAACCACGGCGTGACACGTGCCAAAGATAATAactttaaaattgataaaagaaatttataattttttctgtattttcaaataattctatatgtttatattttataatatttttaataattttctatatttttagtaatttttaattttttaaataaaatttaaatatttttattgagttttattatttttcaccacATGTCACAACCACGACGTGGCACTGTAAAATTAACAGTCAAAgtgtctttttgatgcattttgagagttcaaatatttaattgagtgcaagaaagaagaaagaagattTAATTGCTGATTTAGAAAAAGTTTTACTCCCATAAACCTACTTATTGTTGTTTTTATAGGTAAGATGGAGAAAATATGCGCATTGGAGTAACATTATGATGcttttgtgttttaatttgaaGTAAATTAATGGGCAAATGTTATATCTGGTTAGACTCTTTGGATGGAATAATGTTGAATTAGACTCACAGAAGTATTTAGATTTAGTTATTGAACaagttatgtaaaaaaaaatcaagaatttatttttaatccaACTCAAACTTGAATACCACATGTGCCATTTGACACATCGCCATGCAAGCTACCAACTTTGAAACCATTATTTAATCAATAATAGCCAATATATTGCGGAGAGATTCAGAAGCGCAAAACAACAAAGTCAGAGATGACGAAAGAACCAAAGTTAACTCCCCACATGTAGTATGCCCCTACCACTCTTCATACCAGCAAAACATAAACAGATTATTAGAAGCTAAGTACTGGAAGAGCTCTACACAATATGAACACCAGGGTATTACCCATGTATACATCATTCAAGCCCTCATGTTATCACGCCCATACGACGATTTTCGGAAACCTTCACCACCACCATCTTCCGAGCTATCTTGTTTGTTTCCTTGAATGTTCATGAAATTGTTACCCATACCAGTTTGCACCCCGAGATAAGTGCCACTAGGGGCAACAGATCTTAACCCAACTTGTGGCTGGTTGAACTGCTGCTGCTGGAGATACACGGACTGCTCTGGTTGCTGCTGCTGTGGCTGATCATTCAAATGGAAAGGCAACTTTGGTGCTAAGAAACAGGGATGCTGCTTAGCCATTGCAGCTTGTGCAGACTGAACATGCTGCTCTTGTGGTATTGCAGACTGTGGAGGCATCTGCAACGGCTGCAATGTTTCATAAATAAGTTGAAATAATATGCATTCTTGGTTTTTCCAAAGATATTAAACGGAAGAAATCTCCGAGACACAACCTGGGAAGATGCCGATGCCGATGCCTGTGGTTGTGAATCAGCAATTTTAGCTAGATACATTAGGTTCTGCTGCAGCTGTGCTTGATACCTgaatcatattttttttttctatataaaatgAGAGAATATATCATAATTTACAGTACTGGTTAACCAACAGTAATACACAAAGACTTAAAAATATTCAGATCTACCATAGTTCTTCCACCATGACAGTCACTGTTCTTCAGCTCTTCAAATTATAGGCAAACCAATGGCAAACAATCATTCATCTCATCTTTAAAATATAGATGACCAAGTGTTTATCGGCTGTTGTTTTGCAGTTTTTGCTACATCATCTTTTAAAATGTATCTTCGATAACACAAAAATGCTACAAGTTGAGCACTAAACTAGCACTGAATTGCACATACAACTTAATAACTTCATTATCAAAGAATAATGTTTCTGGTGAAGAACTCAATTTAGGGGGTGACCAGGAAAACCACTCAAAGATTTGCCAACCAATAGGGGGTCTATTACCATTTAAAGGTGAAATGCAAGAAAAAAGGGCCTATAACAACTGGTATAATGCTGTAAGTAATGGAAGAATGACGTGATCTAAACATTTTGCTCAACGACAAAAAATGGACAGCAAAGGGCCTAAAACAACTGGTACAATGCTGCAAGCAAAGAAAGAAGAACAATATTTAAAGAAAGGGGCCACTCACGAGGCACTCTCAGCCAACTTTCCCTGGTTTTGGTTCTCCATTATTGCCATAATCAACTCCTTATTCTCGTCCAGGTACTACAAGATACATGATCCATTATCATATCAATATTCGCACAGATAAATAGATATAAATTTTTCTCAACAAATTACGCTTGTTTCTTTAATGGAAAATCAACTGTTGAGAATAAATTTAACTCGTCCAAGTAAGAAAACAAATGACATGATCATGAAACTGTGGTAAATATGATGAAGAACGCCAAGAACCCAAGAGAAATCTAGTTTGATTACAAATAATACATACAGTAAACAATGCATGCAAAACCCATAAATAGAAAACCCATTAAACATCCAGTCAACCAAAATGCATATACATATAAAGGGGCGCAATGctgtaaaagaataaaaaaagaaaaccttttGAATCTGCTCAGTGGTGATGTTCATCAACTGTGGAGGCTGCTGCATATTTTCCTCTTCACAAAAGGAAAgaaacccaaaccctaaattttctttgAAACGGAAATAAAGATTGAAGAAGGGGACAAAGTGGGGTGTTTTGCTCCACACTGAAACGTGTATTTTTGGCTTTCACTCTCTCTTTTATATATTGGCTTTGCCTCTGCTCAACATATGTTCGATTTCAACCcgcaacaaaaatatatatatactactaaaACGACAACGTTAGGTATCGTTAAGTGACCAAAAGTGGTGCCGTTTTAAGTTTCTTTCATGAAAACAGTGGTCTAAATtttgaaagagaaaaaagaacataaagaagaagaagaagaagaagaagaagaaaaggggaaGGTGAAAGATGAGGTACGTATTGAGGGTGAGATTGGGTTCATTCTTGACGGGGGCCGCAACGGCGTCGTCTCTGGGTATCTACTTTCCTCTACAAGGATTACATGGTTGCCCATGAATCCATCACCCAACAGGTACTCtcccattttcctttttctttcataGCATATTGGGTGCCTTTCGCTTTCTTGTGGaatttatgaattaattttaggCTTACAGATTTAGCTCATTTGCAAAAGTTGTTGGAGGTTTGGCAAAGATTGGGTATTATTTGATAGTCTTTCATCCATGTGGTTGATGCTGCTGCTGAATTTTTCCCCCTATGCATTTGCAAGTTGAAGGAGGCATTACGTTGCACATATAGCTGTTTGGAGGATTGTAGATGGTTATATGAACAGTAAAGGAATATGTTGGTTTGGTTCTTTGTTCTGGTTCGGGAGATAAGAGTGTTACAGATCTCTTGTGGATCATATTTCATGATCTAAATTAACCCAATCATAGGTGGCTTGCGTTAAGAGTAGAATCTTGTGTTGTTTGGTAGGGGAAGAGAAAATGCTATCTTCGATGAAAAGGCTCGATTTTGATACGTAACTAGTAAAACTCACACTGCTTGCTTATTATACCTGAATAAGTACAGTTGACTTCAGTCAATGATATGAAGCTTTGATGCTAGTATACGTGGCATATTACCTATAAATATGTATAGAGAGTACCGTAATAATTTAGAACTATATTTACATTGGGGCGTAGATGATCGTATGGAAGGACTAATAGGCTTCCACATGTTGACCCCGATCCTCGATTCGACTGGTAAGAGAAGGCCTCATCGTAACAATTGCAGATTCATTAGCTCCGGCTCTTATAGCAGCCTTTCCGGCTTCCAGGAACCTCTTGACTGCATCCTCTACGTATCGGTTGGCTTCACCTACTCGCATGCTTTTCCCAATATAAGGGTAAGTATTGAGGACGTAATCACCATTGAGCTGTGATGCAAGCTGAACCAGCTCAACTTGGAATTCTGAGAGGCTAGCATCTTCTTTTGGCCCCCATGGCCTCAATGAAGTCGTCACCTCTGGAAGAGTTTCTGCATCCAAATTCCTAGATATATTATAAACTGTTTCGGCCAAATTAAAAGCATTTCAACTCTATATCTGACAACTATGAGACACGATATGCTTTTGATATTTGAAATCAAAACCACCTTTACTTCTTCAGGGGACCGTATGGGTGAAAGCTACGATTTTAGGGAGGAAAAGGATAACAATCCTGAGCAATGCCGAGAGCGAGCACAGATAAAAGCATTGCATAAAGAACATGGAATTTGAGCATACCAGGACAGTCAGTTCGTGGAGTAGTACGTagcttaaaataattttcaaatgtaGCAGCCCAGGCATCCCTCTTTGTCAGGAAATTTGAATTCAGGTTGAAGAGCTTCTTCACAGTTGCAGGGATGGAAGAATGTTCAAATTGGGAAGACGGTGTTGGCCCAGTTGGCTCGTGGATCACTGTACCAACACCAAGGGAGAGTTAAAGATATGAAATATCCCACCATTAGAAGCAAAGCAATAATATCCTCTCCATTATCACGTAAAGGACAAGACGTCAAACCAACACCATTACTGATTAACCTCAAACCAAACCTTATAAGCAACCATTTCCGTCAAGCCTTCCTCTAAATGACATTCAATTACTTTCATTTCCTAAATTGTCTTAATCAACAATTATCTTGTACACGTAAAGACAACAAAAATTAACACCATCACAAATACAAAAAGGAAATTTTTTGtaacaaattataaaatttattagcCCATCAAATGCAATCtcattgaaataatttttaaagaggAACCCATCAAAAATATCTAAGCTAATTtgacttttagaaaaaaaaaacacagaaaataaaatCTTACCAGTTGCCTTATCGATCCAGGGAGAGACCAAGAGAGTGGGGACCCTAACACCAAGCCTATTGAACTTGAAATAAAACGGGTCGGGTCCAACTATTCCGTCCGGGTTAGGAACACCCGACACAGGTGTCGGCACGTGATCATAAAACCCTCCGTGCTCATCGTACGTGATCAGAAGCGCCATCTCTTTCCACTGCGGGCTACTTCTCAGTATCTCGTACACCTCCTTCACGAACCTCTGCCCACGCGCCACGTCATGCGACGGGTGGTCGTCGTTCGCCGGAAACTCCTTCACGTCGAAGTAACGCTGCTCCACCACCACGTAATTCGGCAGCTTCCCAAGCCGCGCGTGAAGCCGGAACTTCAAAGCGTAGTTGTGGAATTTGGTCAAGAACTTTAATTTCCTTAGGCTTTTGAAGAAAAGGGTGGCCGGGATGTTTTGGTAATAAATGCCGAAGCTGAGGCCATTTTCGTCCAACGAATCGAAAATCGTCTTTTGGGGGAATCCATGGATGAGGTCTTTCTTGACATTACTCGTCGCCCCAAACGACGTTGCTGAATGAACGTAAAACCTGTTCGGTTGAGTCGAAGCCGGAACCGAAGCAAACCACCGGTCGAAAACGCCGAACTCGTTCGCTAACTTCGTGTAAACCGGTAACCGACTCGGTTTAAATCCGCTCATCACGGTTCTTCCCATTCCTTCACCCATGCTCTCCGCTTGTTGGGCGAAGCCGTTCATTGGAGCCGAGTCAGCAGAGCTGTCGTTCGACCCGAAAATCTGTTCTCTGATCGCTTGAAAAGAGTGGCCTGGGTCGGAGTCGACAAAGAGAGCGTCGTCGGAGACAGAGATAAAGGGGGAGTTGGGGTCGGCGACGTTGACTGGGTTTGACTCTGTGCCGGAGAGACCGTCTATGTCGGGTCGGGTCGATTTGAGCCAACCCAAAAGATGGTCAAAAGAACGGTTTTCCATCACGAGGACGACTAAAGTTTTAATGGGTCCTTTGATTTTGTGTTTCTTTCGGAAATTATAGTTAGAAGTAAGAGAGTGAGATGAAACTAAAAGGCAAAAGAAGAGAACAAGGGTGAAGGGTACTCGCCTGCCGGAACTCATATTCCGTTGACCGGTAAAACTAGAAATAGGGTTTCGGTTGTCGGCAAGTTATTTGGAAGACAAAACTGGTAGTTTAAAAAAAGTCTAGTTTTATGGCAGCCTTGTTTCATTCGTAAGTTCTGGGTACATTCGAAGGTACCACAAGTTGCCACGCGTCAATTTCATCTACTTTGTACCTGCTTTGACTTATAATATGAGAAATCAATTAGATAATTAACCCAAaaaggttttttaaaaaataattttatctgaaaaggttaggtttgtttttcttttggctaaaatcctaaaatttgggattcaaaattagggttttgtcCTGAAAAAAACTAAACAGAAAATTGGGGATTTTGGAGGAAGAACTAGAACTCCCAATGAATCCATTGACGTTAGTAAAGCGATTGCAAAACATAACGGCAAAAAGAAAAGGCATGGTGACAATGAGGTTCAGCCTAGGCTTAATGGGGATCATGACAGGCgaaacaaaaaataaaggaatgaatcaaaatcttaTCCAAGAGAAGATTGTGTTAACAAGGGAGAAAAAAATGGTCAGCCTATAACTGGGTTGAACATGGAGAGAGGGATTAATGAGCGTAAGTTGGGCAGAAAAAGTTTTTCATATGAAGAGATGTGCTTGACCTTTACTTGTATGGTGCTAGGTAAATCTCTCGTACTCTAAAAAGTCATGATCTACTTACCTTGACCTGGGTTTGTCCTAGCATTTGTTTGAAATATCCCTATTTGTTGTAAATATTTAATGAGCAAATGcacaatattttataatttttgatgatttattgttGTTTAATCTATAATCCCTCGTACGATATTTCATGAGCATGTTGTGTATAGAACAGAAGTAAGCCTATTTTGTATTGCAGGAGTGGTTTATGTACATTCCCTGTTTGATAGTTAAGA includes:
- the LOC107928751 gene encoding GRF1-interacting factor 2 isoform X2 codes for the protein MQQPPQLMNITTEQIQKYLDENKELIMAIMENQNQGKLAESASYQAQLQQNLMYLAKIADSQPQASASASSQMPPQSAIPQEQHVQSAQAAMAKQHPCFLAPKLPFHLNDQPQQQQPEQSVYLQQQQFNQPQVGLRSVAPSGTYLGVQTGMGNNFMNIQGNKQDSSEDGGGEGFRKSSYGRDNMRA
- the LOC107928751 gene encoding GRF1-interacting factor 2 isoform X1 produces the protein MQQPPQLMNITTEQIQKYLDENKELIMAIMENQNQGKLAESASYQAQLQQNLMYLAKIADSQPQASASASSQPLQMPPQSAIPQEQHVQSAQAAMAKQHPCFLAPKLPFHLNDQPQQQQPEQSVYLQQQQFNQPQVGLRSVAPSGTYLGVQTGMGNNFMNIQGNKQDSSEDGGGEGFRKSSYGRDNMRA
- the LOC107928748 gene encoding non-specific phospholipase C1 isoform X2, translating into MSSGRRVPFTLVLFFCLLVSSHSLTSNYNFRKKHKIKGPIKTLVVLVMENRSFDHLLGWLKSTRPDIDGLSGTESNPVNVADPNSPFISVSDDALFVDSDPGHSFQAIREQIFGSNDSSADSAPMNGFAQQAESMGEGMGRTVMSGFKPSRLPVYTKLANEFGVFDRWFASVPASTQPNRFYVHSATSFGATSNVKKDLIHGFPQKTIFDSLDENGLSFGIYYQNIPATLFFKSLRKLKFLTKFHNYALKFRLHARLGKLPNYVVVEQRYFDVKEFPANDDHPSHDVARGQRFVKEVYEILRSSPQWKEMALLITYDEHGGFYDHVPTPVSGVPNPDGIVGPDPFYFKFNRLGVRVPTLLVSPWIDKATETLPEVTTSLRPWGPKEDASLSEFQVELVQLASQLNGDYVLNTYPYIGKSMRVGEANRYVEDAVKRFLEAGKAAIRAGANESAIVTMRPSLTSRIEDRGQHVEAY
- the LOC107928748 gene encoding non-specific phospholipase C1 isoform X1; its protein translation is MSSGRRVPFTLVLFFCLLVSSHSLTSNYNFRKKHKIKGPIKTLVVLVMENRSFDHLLGWLKSTRPDIDGLSGTESNPVNVADPNSPFISVSDDALFVDSDPGHSFQAIREQIFGSNDSSADSAPMNGFAQQAESMGEGMGRTVMSGFKPSRLPVYTKLANEFGVFDRWFASVPASTQPNRFYVHSATSFGATSNVKKDLIHGFPQKTIFDSLDENGLSFGIYYQNIPATLFFKSLRKLKFLTKFHNYALKFRLHARLGKLPNYVVVEQRYFDVKEFPANDDHPSHDVARGQRFVKEVYEILRSSPQWKEMALLITYDEHGGFYDHVPTPVSGVPNPDGIVGPDPFYFKFNRLGVRVPTLLVSPWIDKATVIHEPTGPTPSSQFEHSSIPATVKKLFNLNSNFLTKRDAWAATFENYFKLRTTPRTDCPETLPEVTTSLRPWGPKEDASLSEFQVELVQLASQLNGDYVLNTYPYIGKSMRVGEANRYVEDAVKRFLEAGKAAIRAGANESAIVTMRPSLTSRIEDRGQHVEAY